Proteins from one Streptomyces sp. NBC_00390 genomic window:
- a CDS encoding DUF3558 family protein: protein MHRSATRLTRILACAAVPVMLVVAGCSSDSDSKGGSDSSSSGSSPSAKKSPTVAPAKFAKLPNPCSSIATKTITDLVPGTKSKSGTAGKSSDVSSRGNCSWNGLDDNGVKGSQYRWLDVSFYRYDSDASIALSGEQRATEQYGKEISRAKATEGAKEVKTAVAPGIGDEATTVNYKLRKTGEDFSYATVVARTANGVVVLTYNGTGYAGAKNPSTADLTKDALKAAKEAVTSVTTANK from the coding sequence ATGCACCGTTCAGCCACGCGACTCACCCGCATACTCGCCTGCGCAGCCGTCCCGGTGATGCTCGTCGTCGCCGGCTGCTCGTCGGACTCCGACAGCAAGGGGGGCTCGGACTCGTCCTCCTCCGGCTCCTCCCCGTCGGCGAAGAAGTCGCCGACGGTCGCGCCCGCCAAGTTCGCCAAGCTGCCGAACCCCTGCTCCTCGATCGCCACGAAGACGATCACTGACCTGGTTCCGGGCACGAAGTCCAAGTCGGGCACGGCCGGCAAGTCCTCGGACGTCTCGAGCCGCGGCAACTGCTCGTGGAACGGCCTGGACGACAACGGCGTCAAGGGCTCCCAGTACCGCTGGCTGGACGTCTCCTTCTACCGCTACGACTCCGACGCCTCCATCGCCCTCAGCGGCGAGCAGCGCGCCACGGAGCAGTACGGCAAGGAGATATCCAGGGCGAAGGCGACCGAGGGGGCCAAGGAAGTGAAGACGGCTGTGGCGCCCGGTATCGGCGACGAGGCGACCACGGTCAACTACAAGCTGAGGAAGACGGGCGAGGACTTCAGCTACGCGACGGTCGTGGCCCGCACCGCGAACGGCGTCGTCGTGCTCACCTACAACGGCACCGGTTACGCCGGCGCGAAGAACCCCTCGACCGCCGACCTGACGAAGGACGCGCTCAAGGCGGCGAAGGAAGCGGTGACCTCGGTCACCACCGCCAACAAATAG